The proteins below are encoded in one region of Effusibacillus dendaii:
- the fapR gene encoding transcription factor FapR: MSKKERQTALLRLLEEQPFITDEALAGKFQVSIQTIRLDRLALGIPEVRERIKAVAEQKQTDLRSLEGTEVIGQLIELNLNEMAISILDIEPAHVFSKTKIVRGHHLFAQANSLAVAVIDADVVLTRTANIRFVRSGRLGERLVCKAVVTSNQTDRAHVEVTTRVGEDIVFFGKFIVVKMALDTMIGGG, translated from the coding sequence ATGTCAAAGAAAGAACGCCAGACAGCATTGTTGCGTCTGTTGGAAGAACAGCCTTTCATTACGGACGAGGCGTTGGCAGGGAAATTCCAGGTCAGCATACAAACTATCCGGCTTGATCGGCTGGCTTTAGGAATACCGGAAGTACGCGAACGCATTAAAGCGGTGGCCGAACAAAAACAGACCGATCTGCGATCATTGGAAGGAACTGAAGTAATCGGTCAGTTGATCGAACTGAATTTGAATGAAATGGCGATTTCGATCCTTGATATCGAACCGGCTCATGTATTCAGCAAAACCAAAATTGTTCGTGGACATCATTTGTTCGCGCAGGCAAACTCATTGGCTGTCGCTGTAATTGACGCCGATGTGGTGTTGACCCGTACAGCGAATATCCGCTTTGTAAGGTCAGGCAGACTTGGGGAGCGGTTGGTTTGTAAAGCGGTTGTTACTTCCAATCAAACGGATCGCGCCCATGTGGAGGTCACAACACGGGTTGGCGAGGATATTGTTTTCTTCGGCAAATTCATAGTAGTTAAAATGGCGCTTGATACGATGATAGGAGGCGGATGA
- the rnc gene encoding ribonuclease III, with amino-acid sequence MGKFDLLQGSLQIRFRDYSLLKQAFTHASYRNEHRGENGQDNERLEFLGDAVLELLVSEFLYNRYPTLPEGELTRMRAAIVCEPSLVKFAEKLEFYKYIRLGRGEELSGGRRRPALLADVFEAFMGALYLDQGLEAVRSFLQMQVLNDLENVHGLLLSDFKTLLQEHVQRQNLGMLTYRILEERGPAHSREFVSQVFINGAPYGTGTGRSKKEAEQHAAHETLTMFGR; translated from the coding sequence TTGGGAAAATTTGACTTGCTGCAGGGATCCTTGCAAATTCGCTTTCGCGATTACTCGTTATTAAAGCAGGCGTTCACGCATGCGTCCTACCGGAACGAACACCGCGGTGAAAATGGGCAGGATAATGAACGATTGGAATTTCTGGGCGACGCGGTGCTTGAATTGCTGGTCAGCGAATTTCTTTACAACCGCTACCCCACTTTGCCGGAAGGTGAATTGACCCGTATGCGGGCAGCGATTGTGTGCGAACCGTCGCTGGTGAAATTTGCTGAAAAACTGGAATTCTATAAATATATCCGATTGGGAAGAGGCGAAGAACTGTCCGGCGGACGCAGACGGCCGGCGTTGTTGGCCGATGTTTTCGAGGCGTTTATGGGCGCGTTGTACTTGGACCAAGGGTTGGAGGCGGTGCGATCGTTTTTGCAGATGCAAGTGTTAAACGATTTGGAAAACGTTCACGGCCTGCTGCTCTCTGACTTTAAGACACTGCTGCAGGAGCATGTGCAACGTCAGAACTTGGGGATGCTGACTTACCGGATTTTGGAGGAGCGCGGCCCCGCCCACAGCCGGGAATTTGTTTCACAAGTGTTTATTAATGGGGCTCCGTATGGAACGGGAACCGGACGTTCCAAAAAAGAGGCGGAGCAGCATGCGGCGCATGAAACTTTGACGATGTTTGGCCGTTAG
- a CDS encoding diacylglycerol/lipid kinase family protein — protein sequence MKALLIVNGQAGKGKTRTRWIRLEGYLQTFGIHYDVHFTTRPKAAIEVVKHAAANQYTHVIAVGGDGTVNEVVNGIAGQNIVFGVLPTGTGNDFARMLQIPVDPFLAVKKIGTEVHRPVDLLQLNGGYVAGAVGIGLDGAVAEDINRVSWKKRMGTFGYVLSMLKLIFTFPPFSVHLEIDSQVFDFQGCWLVAIGNSQFYGGGMKICPNAKFDDGLLDVCIVHNLTHLQLIKLFPSVFTGKHILHPNVLCLQGRSVRIQTDPAVPVHGDGEILGKTPGEIYIRPQALHVIY from the coding sequence ATGAAAGCTTTGCTAATCGTTAATGGACAAGCGGGAAAAGGAAAAACGCGGACACGTTGGATCCGGTTGGAAGGCTATTTGCAAACGTTCGGTATCCATTATGATGTCCATTTCACTACAAGACCCAAAGCGGCTATTGAGGTGGTAAAGCACGCGGCGGCCAACCAGTATACGCACGTCATAGCAGTAGGCGGTGACGGCACAGTGAATGAAGTGGTGAATGGGATCGCTGGTCAAAATATCGTTTTCGGTGTGCTGCCGACGGGAACGGGCAATGATTTTGCACGCATGTTGCAGATTCCCGTTGACCCGTTTTTAGCCGTCAAGAAAATAGGTACGGAAGTGCATAGACCGGTGGATCTTTTGCAACTGAACGGCGGTTATGTGGCCGGGGCCGTTGGCATTGGACTCGACGGGGCGGTGGCGGAGGATATCAACCGGGTGTCCTGGAAGAAGAGAATGGGGACGTTTGGATATGTGCTTAGCATGCTGAAGCTGATTTTTACTTTTCCTCCTTTTTCCGTACATTTGGAAATCGATAGTCAGGTTTTCGATTTTCAGGGGTGTTGGCTTGTTGCGATTGGAAATTCACAGTTTTATGGCGGAGGTATGAAAATCTGCCCGAATGCCAAATTTGACGATGGCTTGCTGGATGTTTGCATCGTACATAACCTTACGCACTTACAATTGATAAAACTTTTTCCCTCTGTGTTCACAGGTAAGCACATTCTTCATCCCAATGTACTCTGTTTGCAGGGAAGATCGGTTCGAATCCAGACAGATCCGGCAGTTCCGGTTCACGGAGATGGAGAAATCTTAGGCAAAACTCCGGGTGAAATCTATATTCGTCCACAAGCGCTGCATGTGATTTACTAA
- the fabD gene encoding ACP S-malonyltransferase encodes MKKLAFVFPGQGAQVVGMGKEMADRYPEARQVFEAADDALGFSLSRIIFEGPEDQLRLTYYTQPAILTTSIALYQVFAKEGYLPSFVAGHSLGEYSALVAADAIDFVDAVKVVHQRGKFMDEAVPAGLGAMSAVIGGDRAEIQRICQSVSGSIGAVELANINCPGQVVISGKAEAVAEAGRQLAETGLRVIPLVVSGPFHSSLMQPAADKLVNVLEAVNVRDAKIPVVANVSGKPVISAGEIRGALYEQVASSVLWEQSVNYMLEQGVEAFVEIGPGQVLSGLIKKVNRRTPTLSVQDPLSLEKAVSTLKGEAE; translated from the coding sequence ATGAAAAAATTGGCCTTTGTTTTCCCGGGGCAAGGCGCACAGGTTGTCGGGATGGGGAAAGAGATGGCAGACCGCTATCCGGAAGCGAGACAGGTTTTTGAAGCGGCCGATGATGCGCTTGGCTTCTCACTGAGCCGGATCATTTTTGAAGGGCCGGAAGACCAGCTTCGATTGACGTATTATACGCAACCGGCGATTCTAACGACGAGTATTGCACTGTATCAAGTATTTGCGAAAGAAGGGTACCTGCCAAGCTTTGTGGCAGGCCATTCGCTGGGTGAATATTCCGCTTTGGTGGCCGCCGATGCAATCGATTTTGTCGATGCGGTAAAGGTGGTTCATCAACGCGGCAAATTCATGGATGAAGCGGTTCCTGCCGGACTTGGCGCGATGTCGGCTGTAATCGGAGGCGATCGGGCGGAGATCCAGCGGATTTGTCAATCGGTTTCCGGTTCCATCGGCGCGGTAGAACTGGCGAATATCAACTGTCCCGGCCAGGTGGTCATTTCCGGCAAAGCGGAAGCGGTCGCGGAGGCGGGCCGACAGCTGGCGGAAACAGGTTTGCGTGTAATTCCGCTTGTCGTATCTGGGCCGTTTCATAGTTCCCTGATGCAGCCTGCAGCCGATAAATTGGTCAACGTGTTGGAAGCTGTCAATGTACGGGACGCCAAAATACCGGTTGTGGCAAATGTTTCGGGCAAACCGGTCATCTCCGCTGGCGAAATTCGCGGCGCGCTGTACGAGCAGGTGGCATCCTCCGTGCTTTGGGAACAATCGGTCAATTACATGCTCGAACAGGGCGTTGAGGCGTTTGTTGAAATTGGGCCCGGTCAAGTGCTGTCCGGATTAATCAAAAAAGTAAATCGCCGCACACCGACTCTGTCCGTTCAGGACCCATTATCTTTGGAGAAAGCGGTATCCACTTTGAAGGGAGAAGCGGAATGA
- a CDS encoding response regulator transcription factor — MRILVVEDDIDLLEAIVSLLEDESYQVDQASAGDEGYLLAEQGIYDLLVLDIMLPGMDGLSIIRQLRKKGILTPALFLTAKDSVEDRVRGLDAGADDYIVKPFVISELLARIRALLRRGGKMGTEGQLEYGPISLRPHLHDGYVGEEPLKLTVKEYDLLEFLLRNREQIVTREQIFDRVWGFDSEATSTVVDVYVHHLRKKLAVYNCDHFVQTIRGVGYMLKEK; from the coding sequence ATGCGAATTTTGGTTGTGGAAGATGATATTGATTTGCTGGAGGCTATCGTAAGCCTTTTGGAAGACGAATCGTATCAGGTGGACCAGGCGTCGGCAGGAGACGAAGGGTATTTGTTGGCGGAACAGGGAATTTATGACCTGCTGGTACTCGATATTATGCTGCCGGGAATGGACGGGCTGTCGATAATACGGCAGCTTCGGAAGAAGGGAATTCTAACCCCCGCCCTGTTTCTGACAGCCAAGGACAGCGTGGAAGACCGGGTCCGCGGACTGGATGCAGGGGCGGACGACTATATTGTCAAACCATTCGTAATCAGTGAATTGCTGGCACGCATCAGAGCCCTTCTGCGGCGCGGTGGAAAAATGGGGACGGAAGGGCAGCTGGAATATGGTCCGATTTCGCTGCGTCCTCATTTGCACGATGGCTACGTGGGTGAAGAGCCGCTAAAGTTGACAGTCAAAGAATACGATCTGCTGGAGTTTTTGCTGCGCAACCGGGAGCAAATCGTGACGCGGGAACAGATTTTCGATCGGGTTTGGGGATTCGATTCGGAGGCGACGTCGACTGTCGTTGATGTGTATGTCCACCATTTGCGCAAAAAATTGGCCGTGTACAACTGTGACCATTTTGTCCAAACGATTCGCGGCGTCGGTTACATGCTAAAGGAGAAATAA
- the plsX gene encoding phosphate acyltransferase PlsX, which yields MKLAIDAMGGDHAPDEIVKGSVQAAKTNPDLHLILVGDSLRIRPLLAAESLPNVSLVHTTEVIGAEDEPVKAVRRKKDASLTVAAQMVKDGQVDGFVSAGNTGALMAAGLLLMGRIEGIERPALASVLPTFSSNGVLVLDLGANMDADPAHLLQYAVMGNLYAKYVLSIDRPRVGLLSVGTEAGKGNKLTKESFELLSGRSFDFVGNVEARDILYGVCDVVVCDGFVGNVMLKLMEGMGLGMFNALKDVFMANTVSKLAALALKPQLKQFKKRFDYLEYGGAPLLGVDGLCIKAHGSSNARALEVAISQARQFLLHGVLDQIRLGAGEDKG from the coding sequence ATGAAACTGGCGATCGATGCGATGGGCGGAGACCATGCGCCGGATGAAATCGTAAAAGGCTCCGTCCAGGCGGCAAAAACGAATCCTGATCTGCATTTGATACTGGTCGGCGATTCTCTGCGAATTCGTCCTCTGCTGGCAGCAGAAAGTTTGCCGAATGTTTCTCTTGTCCATACGACGGAAGTGATTGGGGCGGAAGATGAACCGGTGAAGGCTGTCCGGCGAAAGAAAGATGCCTCCCTGACAGTTGCCGCCCAAATGGTTAAAGACGGTCAGGTTGATGGGTTTGTTTCCGCCGGTAATACAGGTGCTTTGATGGCGGCTGGACTGCTTTTGATGGGGCGTATTGAAGGGATAGAGCGTCCCGCTTTAGCATCCGTTCTGCCGACATTTAGCAGCAATGGAGTCCTGGTGCTTGACCTGGGAGCCAATATGGACGCGGATCCGGCACATCTGCTGCAGTACGCCGTAATGGGCAATCTCTACGCGAAATATGTGCTTTCCATTGATCGACCGCGAGTCGGTCTGCTCAGTGTAGGAACGGAAGCGGGGAAAGGGAACAAGTTAACAAAAGAATCGTTTGAGCTTCTGTCCGGCAGGTCGTTTGATTTTGTCGGCAATGTGGAAGCGCGGGATATTCTTTACGGTGTGTGTGATGTGGTGGTCTGTGACGGGTTTGTCGGCAATGTCATGCTGAAACTGATGGAAGGCATGGGCTTAGGCATGTTTAACGCTTTAAAAGACGTTTTTATGGCGAATACTGTGTCTAAGCTGGCTGCGCTGGCGCTCAAACCCCAGTTGAAACAATTTAAAAAGCGGTTCGATTACTTGGAATACGGCGGCGCCCCTTTGCTTGGCGTCGACGGCTTATGCATCAAAGCGCACGGTTCTTCCAATGCGCGTGCTTTAGAGGTGGCGATTTCACAGGCGCGCCAGTTCTTACTGCACGGAGTGCTCGATCAAATACGTCTTGGGGCAGGAGAGGATAAAGGATGA
- the acpP gene encoding acyl carrier protein produces MSVFDTVKKIIVDRLGVDESAVTMEATFKDDLGADSLDVVELVMELEDEFDLEISDEDAEKISSVGEVVRYIESHKA; encoded by the coding sequence ATGTCCGTTTTTGATACAGTCAAAAAGATTATCGTGGACCGTTTAGGGGTCGACGAATCTGCTGTAACCATGGAAGCAACGTTTAAAGATGATCTGGGCGCAGATTCGCTCGATGTGGTAGAGCTTGTAATGGAGCTGGAAGATGAATTCGATCTGGAAATCTCCGATGAAGATGCGGAGAAAATCAGCAGTGTAGGGGAAGTCGTAAGATACATAGAGTCCCACAAAGCGTAA
- the fabG gene encoding 3-oxoacyl-[acyl-carrier-protein] reductase translates to MSEKVAIVTGASRGIGRAVALELAARGIKVVVNFAGNQSAAEEVVSQIQQSGGQAIAVQGNVAVVQDAEKLVNTALETFGRVDILVNNAGITRDNLLIRMKEEEWDEVIAINLKGVFNCTKAVTRPMMKQRYGRIINITSVVALMGNPGQANYTAAKSGVIGLTKSNARELASRNITVNAVAPGYIQTDMTAALNEDVKQALNQQIPLGRLGDPQDVAKAVAFLASDDASYITGQVLSIDGGMVM, encoded by the coding sequence ATGAGCGAAAAAGTAGCAATTGTGACAGGCGCTTCCCGTGGGATCGGCCGGGCTGTGGCGCTGGAATTGGCAGCTCGCGGCATTAAAGTCGTGGTCAATTTTGCAGGAAATCAATCGGCAGCTGAAGAAGTAGTCAGTCAGATTCAGCAGTCGGGCGGGCAAGCAATCGCTGTGCAAGGCAATGTGGCAGTGGTTCAGGATGCGGAAAAGCTGGTCAATACGGCGCTTGAAACGTTCGGGCGTGTCGATATTCTTGTCAACAATGCAGGTATCACACGTGACAATCTCTTGATTCGCATGAAAGAGGAAGAGTGGGACGAAGTCATCGCCATTAACCTAAAAGGGGTATTCAACTGTACGAAAGCGGTCACCCGACCGATGATGAAACAGCGTTATGGTCGGATTATCAACATCACTTCCGTAGTCGCGCTCATGGGAAATCCGGGCCAGGCCAACTATACGGCCGCAAAATCGGGCGTAATCGGTTTGACCAAATCGAACGCAAGGGAACTCGCTTCCCGCAATATCACGGTGAATGCAGTGGCGCCCGGATATATTCAGACCGATATGACGGCTGCCTTGAATGAAGATGTGAAACAGGCGCTGAATCAGCAAATTCCGCTGGGCCGATTGGGCGACCCGCAGGATGTGGCGAAGGCGGTGGCATTCCTTGCCTCTGACGATGCTTCCTACATTACTGGGCAAGTTTTGTCGATCGATGGCGGTATGGTGATGTAG
- the fabF gene encoding beta-ketoacyl-ACP synthase II, whose product MKRRVVVTGMGVISPVGNTVSTFWENLVAGKSGIGPITRFDTTDYPCKIAGEVKGFNPEDYIEKKDVRRLDRFTQYAVAAAKQAMEQSKLEITPENAGRIGVYVGSGIGGLESLLENHQILLEKGPRRVSPFMIPMMIGDMASGQISIYLGAKGPNSSPISACATATNAIGDAFKIIERGAADVMLAGGAEATVLPIAVAGFCSAKALATNFNDRPEKASRPFDRDRDGFVMGEGAGVLILEELEHAKRRNAPIFGEVIGYGMSGDAYHITQPAPEGEGAARAMREALRDAGIQPEQVDYINAHGTSTDFNDKFETMAIKKVFGDYAYKLPVSSTKSVTGHLLGAAGAVEAVACLKAIENQILPPTINYEHPDPECDLDYVPNQARPAKADIVMSNSFGFGGHNACIILRKYND is encoded by the coding sequence ATGAAAAGGCGAGTGGTTGTGACCGGTATGGGTGTAATCTCGCCGGTAGGCAACACGGTATCGACCTTTTGGGAAAACCTGGTGGCCGGCAAATCGGGCATCGGTCCTATTACACGTTTTGATACGACCGATTATCCCTGCAAAATTGCAGGTGAAGTAAAAGGTTTTAACCCGGAAGATTATATTGAGAAGAAAGATGTCCGTCGTCTTGACCGTTTCACACAATACGCCGTGGCGGCTGCCAAACAGGCGATGGAACAAAGCAAACTCGAGATTACACCGGAAAATGCGGGACGAATTGGTGTGTATGTCGGTTCCGGCATTGGCGGCCTCGAATCGCTGTTGGAGAATCATCAAATCCTTCTGGAAAAAGGGCCGAGACGGGTTTCGCCATTCATGATCCCGATGATGATCGGTGATATGGCGTCCGGTCAAATCTCCATTTACCTGGGGGCAAAAGGTCCCAACTCATCGCCGATTTCGGCTTGTGCCACAGCGACCAACGCGATTGGCGATGCGTTCAAGATTATCGAACGCGGCGCAGCGGATGTCATGCTTGCGGGCGGGGCGGAAGCCACCGTTCTGCCGATTGCGGTTGCCGGGTTCTGTTCGGCGAAAGCGTTGGCCACCAATTTTAATGATCGGCCGGAAAAGGCGAGTCGACCGTTTGATCGCGACCGGGATGGATTTGTAATGGGAGAAGGCGCCGGTGTTCTGATTTTGGAAGAGCTGGAACACGCCAAGCGGCGAAACGCTCCGATTTTTGGAGAAGTTATCGGTTATGGCATGAGCGGCGACGCGTATCATATCACGCAACCGGCTCCGGAAGGGGAAGGGGCGGCACGTGCGATGCGAGAAGCGCTGCGCGATGCAGGAATTCAGCCGGAACAGGTGGATTACATCAACGCGCATGGCACATCTACCGATTTTAACGACAAGTTTGAAACCATGGCCATTAAAAAAGTGTTTGGTGACTATGCTTACAAACTCCCGGTTTCTTCTACAAAATCGGTTACGGGGCACCTGCTGGGCGCTGCTGGCGCCGTGGAAGCGGTCGCTTGCCTGAAAGCAATCGAAAATCAAATCCTGCCGCCCACCATCAATTATGAACATCCGGACCCTGAATGCGATTTGGATTATGTCCCGAATCAGGCAAGACCGGCAAAAGCTGACATTGTAATGTCTAACTCATTTGGATTTGGCGGGCATAATGCGTGCATTATTTTGCGAAAATATAATGACTGA
- a CDS encoding beta-ketoacyl-ACP synthase III, whose product MKSVGILGTGSALPERVLTNQDLEKMVDTSDEWIVSRTGIRERRIADENTASSDLASEAARKAIENAGISPRDIDLIICATVTPDYMFPATACLVQDRLGIEKTGAFDLSAGCSGFLYALSCAVPMIQAGAIRNAVVIGVDLLSSITDYTDRNTCVLFGDGAGAVVIGEVPEGHGFLAFDIGSDGSGSQHLIQNYSGSRGRITPEVVVNKENTIAMNGKEVFKFAVRVMNTATEEVLRKAGLHKEDIDLLIPHQANIRIIDYARERLGLPEEKVVVNVNRYGNMSSASIPIALDEANRAGRLNGGDLLLLVGFGAGLTWGSTLVRW is encoded by the coding sequence ATGAAATCAGTCGGTATTTTAGGAACCGGTTCGGCATTGCCCGAACGTGTATTAACCAATCAGGACCTTGAAAAAATGGTCGATACGTCTGACGAATGGATTGTCTCCCGAACGGGCATCCGGGAAAGGCGTATCGCCGATGAAAATACAGCTTCATCTGATCTGGCGTCCGAAGCTGCCAGGAAAGCGATTGAAAACGCAGGCATTTCGCCGCGGGATATCGATCTGATTATCTGTGCGACTGTTACTCCTGATTATATGTTCCCGGCGACCGCCTGTCTCGTGCAGGACCGTCTGGGAATTGAGAAAACGGGTGCATTTGACCTGTCGGCCGGCTGCAGCGGTTTCCTGTATGCGTTGTCCTGTGCGGTTCCGATGATTCAGGCGGGTGCGATTCGAAACGCGGTGGTAATCGGTGTGGACCTTCTCTCCAGCATTACGGATTACACTGACCGCAATACATGCGTCCTGTTTGGCGACGGCGCAGGGGCGGTGGTGATTGGAGAAGTGCCGGAAGGACACGGGTTCCTGGCGTTTGATATCGGTTCGGACGGCAGCGGCAGTCAGCACCTGATTCAGAACTACAGCGGTTCGCGCGGTCGAATTACGCCGGAAGTCGTGGTCAACAAAGAGAACACAATTGCGATGAACGGCAAGGAAGTGTTCAAGTTTGCCGTTCGCGTGATGAACACAGCGACAGAAGAAGTGCTGCGGAAAGCGGGTCTCCATAAAGAGGATATCGATTTGTTGATTCCTCACCAGGCCAATATCCGAATTATTGACTACGCAAGAGAACGGCTCGGTTTGCCGGAAGAAAAAGTGGTTGTCAATGTCAACCGGTACGGCAACATGTCATCCGCTTCGATTCCAATCGCGCTTGATGAAGCGAACCGGGCGGGACGCCTAAACGGGGGCGACTTGCTTCTGTTGGTTGGGTTTGGCGCTGGGTTGACATGGGGTTCCACACTGGTGCGTTGGTAG
- a CDS encoding alpha/beta hydrolase: protein MLPELFYRSWVPQRSKLTLVTLHGAGQHSGLFRDLGTHCSQQSIAVYAPDLRGFGQSKGKRGHVYSFLEYLEDLDHFIGHVRKIHPDDPVFLMGHSMGGTIVVRYGQERRSSVQGAILLAPALKIRPFIPKSVLYPLYVLSRVAPELSFDLTRWGKALSAICQFEFSDTISEDADPLSINRFTARWCTELLMNARQAMSRANQFRIPVLCLCGEEDPVVDPAAIEQFHNLLQVPDKRFLLLPYAKHRLLQDHNRQHVYEHIMKWLKERV from the coding sequence ATGTTACCGGAGCTCTTTTATCGTTCATGGGTCCCGCAGAGATCAAAGCTCACTTTGGTAACGCTTCACGGAGCGGGTCAGCATTCGGGACTGTTTAGGGATTTGGGGACGCATTGTTCACAACAAAGTATTGCCGTCTATGCTCCGGATTTGCGAGGGTTTGGTCAATCGAAAGGAAAACGCGGGCATGTATATTCGTTTTTGGAATACCTGGAAGACCTTGATCATTTTATCGGGCATGTGAGAAAGATACATCCGGATGATCCTGTTTTCTTGATGGGGCACAGTATGGGTGGGACGATTGTGGTTCGTTATGGACAAGAACGGCGGAGCAGCGTTCAGGGGGCGATTCTGTTAGCGCCCGCCTTAAAAATACGCCCGTTTATTCCGAAATCCGTACTGTATCCATTATACGTATTGTCCAGGGTAGCTCCAGAATTGAGCTTTGATCTGACCCGATGGGGGAAAGCCTTATCCGCGATTTGCCAATTCGAGTTTTCTGACACCATTTCCGAAGATGCCGATCCGTTATCGATCAATCGGTTTACGGCTCGCTGGTGTACGGAACTGTTGATGAACGCCCGCCAAGCAATGAGCAGAGCGAATCAATTTCGAATTCCTGTATTATGCCTGTGCGGTGAGGAGGATCCGGTCGTCGATCCGGCTGCCATTGAACAATTTCATAATTTATTGCAGGTACCGGATAAACGCTTCTTGTTGTTACCGTATGCAAAACATCGTCTCCTGCAGGATCACAATAGGCAGCATGTGTATGAACACATTATGAAGTGGTTAAAAGAACGTGTTTGA
- a CDS encoding class II aldolase/adducin family protein, with protein MGNYAFYGEFQNDFQKWFANGLNQKLAAHGYRLAEHPDQDIRLVLNFADPRSLRPYRRKAQATYVVTVVETDQIPDNILKNGYPMLIRTLSNLLIYIVRTPETFDTYFVTLEQGYYKVPFQTGQEETFFDKIFERLEPLAASNLIINNDFHPDLPEELQEGDEITEQIWKAGQKIEAMNLWPAPFPIQEILPAEDFRHVKRLYGIGGLSYGNLSARKTKDRFWMSGSGVNKGDLRKIGQDILLIKGFDEKRNTMLLSVPPEVQPRRVSVDAIEHWMIYTEHPQVGAIVHIHAWMEGIPSTQINYPCGTVELAKSVADLVRNAEDPSRAIIGLKNHGLTITGKDLDDIFERIEGRIIPQVPMT; from the coding sequence ATGGGGAATTACGCTTTTTACGGTGAATTTCAAAATGACTTTCAGAAATGGTTTGCCAATGGACTTAATCAAAAACTCGCCGCTCACGGGTATCGGTTAGCTGAACACCCCGATCAGGATATTCGTTTGGTGCTGAATTTCGCGGATCCGAGAAGCCTGCGCCCATACCGTCGAAAAGCACAGGCCACATATGTCGTTACAGTCGTGGAAACCGATCAGATACCGGATAACATCCTTAAAAACGGGTACCCGATGTTGATTCGTACACTATCCAACTTGTTGATTTATATCGTTCGTACACCGGAAACTTTCGACACCTATTTTGTAACGCTTGAGCAGGGATACTACAAAGTGCCTTTTCAAACAGGTCAGGAAGAGACATTCTTTGATAAAATTTTTGAACGGCTGGAGCCCTTGGCCGCATCCAATTTAATCATTAACAATGACTTTCATCCGGATCTTCCGGAAGAACTGCAAGAAGGCGATGAGATAACCGAACAAATTTGGAAAGCCGGGCAAAAAATCGAAGCGATGAATTTGTGGCCCGCTCCTTTCCCCATTCAGGAAATCCTGCCTGCGGAAGATTTTCGGCATGTGAAACGTTTATACGGAATCGGCGGGCTTAGTTATGGAAACTTGAGCGCCCGTAAAACAAAAGACCGCTTCTGGATGAGCGGCAGCGGCGTCAACAAAGGGGATCTAAGAAAAATCGGCCAAGATATCCTCTTGATAAAAGGGTTTGATGAAAAACGCAATACGATGCTGTTAAGCGTCCCGCCAGAAGTTCAGCCGCGCCGTGTATCTGTTGACGCGATCGAACACTGGATGATCTATACCGAACACCCGCAAGTGGGCGCCATCGTTCACATTCATGCCTGGATGGAAGGAATCCCTTCCACTCAAATCAATTATCCCTGCGGTACAGTTGAACTCGCTAAATCGGTAGCGGATCTTGTTCGTAACGCCGAGGATCCGTCACGCGCGATCATTGGGCTGAAAAATCACGGATTGACAATTACAGGGAAGGATTTGGACGATATTTTTGAACGAATTGAAGGGCGTATTATTCCTCAGGTTCCGATGACATAG